The Paenibacillus sp. RC334 nucleotide sequence TAACTGTCGCATTTCCAATTTTCGGTGCTGCACCGAAGGATATCTCTCTCGTTCAAGATGCCATCAACAAAATCGCCCAGAAGAAAATTAATGTTACGGTTAAACTATTGCCGATCGGCTTTGGGGATTGGCAGCAGCAAACGAATTTGATGTTTTCCAGTAATGAAAAGCTTGATTTAATTCCCACAATTTACAACTACAGTTCATTAGTATCAAAAGGTCAACTTATTCCTCTAGATGAACTTCTGACAAAACAGGGAAAAGGAATTACCCAAGTGTTGGATCCAATCTATTTGGATGCTACAAAAGTTAAGGGCTCTATTTATGGCGTTCCTACCTTACGTGACATGGTCACCACTTATGGTATTGCGATGCGAAAGGACTTAGTTGATAAGTATAAAATTGATGGTGCAGGAATTCGGACTATACAGGATATAGAGAGTGTATTAAAAACGGTTAAAGCTGGTGAACCGGATATTGCTCCATTGGTTCCGGGAGCTATAGGTGCTTCTATACTCGCAACCTATCAGACGTATGACTCTCTTGCTGACCAAATTGGTGTTTTGCCTGGTTATGATAATAATTTGAAGCTGGTTAATCTTTACGAAACAGAAGAATATGCCAGTCAGCTTCAAATGGTTAGAAAATGGTATGAAGAAGGATTAATCCTTAAGGATGCCGCAACTAATAGAACGCCCAAATATGATTTAATCAGATCAAAACAGGCTTTTGCATACTTGCTCCGTGTCCAACCTCAAACATATGAAGGTGAAACGCAAACCAGCAGCGTTCCTATGGAAGTCGTAGCATTCTCACATCCAGTATCCACAACATCAACGATAACCAATGTAATGTGGGGAATCCCGGTTAACTCGAAAACTCCTGAGAAAGCAATGGAATTCCTTAATCTAATGTACACAGATAAAGAGATTGCAAACTTGTTGATTTGGGGAATTGAGGGAAGACATTATGTAGTCAAATCCGAAAAGGTCATTGATTTTCCCAAAGGTGTAAACAGTCAAAATTCAGGTTATTATTTAAATACAGGATGGTTGTTCGGTAACCAATTTTTATCTTATGTTTTTAATGGGCAAGACCCTGACTCATGGGAAAAAATCAAAGAATTTAACAAGTCGGCATATAAATCCAAAGCGCTTGGTTTCTCCTTCGACTCTACTCCTGTTAAGACCGAGTTTGCATCTGTGGGGAATGTTATCTCCCAATATGCTGTTCCACTTGAAACAGGGAGCGTTGAACCTGATAGAGTTCTGCCGGAGTTTATTGCAAAGTTGAAATCGGCGGGAATGGACAAAGTCATCGCAGAGAAGCAAAGACAACTCAACGAATGGGCAAAGGCACGTAAATAACATTTATATTGTATCTTATTCGGGCATGCAATTGCGTGCCCGTTTTTTTAATAGGATGGTCGGCAAAGTGCTAATCGGAAGTCGGTGAAATGGTAGAGGATATAGTGGCAGATCCAATAAAATGGGCTTAGAATTGATAGTTTTACCGATGATACAACGAACCAAAGTATTCATATGAACCTTAGGCTTATTCAGTACGACGAACGTCAATACGTGCACGTTCCAGGTACTTATGCGGTTCGGTGATACTATTATTTCATAAAGGACATACAATTAAAAATTTTTAAGAAAAGATGGTGACACACTTTATGATTAGAACATCATTTAATGCCGACTGGACGGTTGGACCGAGAACGACTTATTTTTCCGAGCTTGCCAAAGACCAATCATCCACAAAATTGGTTACGCTTCCACATGATGCCATGTGGGGAAATGAAAGATTGAAAGACGGTAGTAGCAATATTGCTTGTTATCCTGACGGGGAATACGAATACAAGAAACGTTTTTTCGTTCCCTCCGAGTATCGTAGCAAACGGGTTGCGATTGAATTTGAAGGCGTATACAACCAAGCGATGGTGTACATTAACGGGGACTTTGCTTGCCAGCAACCGTTTGGTTATAGCCATTTTTATGTAAAGGCCGACCGTTTCCTCAAGTACGGGACAGAGAATGAAATCAAGGTTATTGCCACGACACATAAAGATTCCCGCTGGTACTCGGGTGCCGGCATCTATCGCAATACCAAGCTGATTGTTGGTAATCTGGTTCACATTGCCTTTGACGGTGTGAAAATTGATACACCTGATATCCATGATGATCGTGCTGTAGTAAGCGTAGCAACCGTAATTGAAAATGAAGGTTTACACACCGTAACTACGCATATATTAAGCGAAATTGTCGATGCGAATGGCACTGTAGTTGCGTCCGATCGGTCGCCAATTACGACTTTTGCAGGAGAATCGGCCACACTCCATCAGCGTATGCTTGTGAGGGATGCAAAGCTCTGGAGCGTGGATCAACCGAATTTGTATATGTGCAGAACAACAGTAACAGCCGGAGATGAGTTGTTGGATGAAGAGACGACGTCCTTCGGGATTCGTTCGCTTACACTGGATTCTGAGCGAGGGCTATGCATCAACGGAGATACCATCAAGCTGCGCGGAGCTTGCATCCATCATGATAACGGTGTAATCGGTGCAGTGACGATCGACAGGGCGGAAGAGAGACGGGTCGAAATTCTGAAAAAAGCAGGCTTTAATGCACTGCGCAGTTCGCATCATCCCATGAGTAAATCCCTTCTTTATGCATGTGACCGTCTTGGTATGCTGGTTATGGACGAGAGCTTCGATATGTGGACCAGTTCCAAATCCGAGAACGATTACGCATTGCATTTCCCTGTTTGGTGGGAAAAAGACATCGAAGCCATGGTTAATAAGGACTATAATCACCCAAGCGTCATCATGTATTCGATTGGTAACGAAATTCCGGAGATCGGTAGCCCGATCGGTTCGATATGGGGCCGTAAGCTGTCGGAGAAAATTCGATCCTTGGACTCTACGCGATTTGTAACGAATTCTGTGAATTTTATGCTTGCTGTAATGAGCGATTTGGCTCAGCAGAAGGAATTAATGGAACCCGAAGCCGACGAAGCTGGTGGCATTAACACGATGATGAATGATTTAGGTGATCTTATGGCGAATATCGTAGCCAGTGAATTATGTACAACGAAAACAGCCGAGGCTTTCGCCAGCGTGGATATTGCAGGCTACAATTATGGAGATGCAAGATATCTAATGGATAAGGATTTATTCCCTAATCGTATTATCGTTGGAAGTGAAACTTTTTCAAACAGGATTGATAAGAGCTGGAATCTTATAAAGAAGAATAACCATCTGATCGGCGACTTTGCCTGGGCGGGATGGGATTACTTGGGTGAAGCCGGCGTCGGAAGAGTTCAGTATGATATGGAAGAAGTTACACACTATATTCAAAGCACGTATCCTTGGATTACAGCTTGGGTCGGTGACATTGATATTATCGGTAATCGGAGATCGGTATCGTATTACCGCGAAATCGTGTTTGGTCTTCGTAAGGCCCCATACATCGCAGTTCAGAGACCTCAGCATTATTTCAAAAAGGCTACTCTGTCGAGTTGGGGCTGGAGTGATTCCATTTCTAGCTGGTCGTGGAACGGATACGAGGGTAAACCGATCAAAGTGGAAGTGTATGCCGATGCCGAAGAAGTCGAACTGCTGGTCAATGGCAAATCGGTAGGGAAAGCTGTTACAGGTGAAGCGAACCGCTTCAAAGCAGAATTTGATACCGTCTATGAGCCGGGAGACGTTACAGCGGTAGCCTACATTGGTGGACAAGAAATTGGGCGGATGACGCTTCATTCGGCAAGTGGTGGCGTCATGTTGGAAGCAGACGCTGACCGAACGGAAATTACAGCTTCCGACAGCGATCTGGCTTTCGTGATGATCAGCCTTGTAGACGACTAT carries:
- a CDS encoding ABC transporter substrate-binding protein, with product MKWKKTLWGITMKKRMSLVSALLVLMLILSACSGNDVEKAKSADTKADGTVELTVAFPIFGAAPKDISLVQDAINKIAQKKINVTVKLLPIGFGDWQQQTNLMFSSNEKLDLIPTIYNYSSLVSKGQLIPLDELLTKQGKGITQVLDPIYLDATKVKGSIYGVPTLRDMVTTYGIAMRKDLVDKYKIDGAGIRTIQDIESVLKTVKAGEPDIAPLVPGAIGASILATYQTYDSLADQIGVLPGYDNNLKLVNLYETEEYASQLQMVRKWYEEGLILKDAATNRTPKYDLIRSKQAFAYLLRVQPQTYEGETQTSSVPMEVVAFSHPVSTTSTITNVMWGIPVNSKTPEKAMEFLNLMYTDKEIANLLIWGIEGRHYVVKSEKVIDFPKGVNSQNSGYYLNTGWLFGNQFLSYVFNGQDPDSWEKIKEFNKSAYKSKALGFSFDSTPVKTEFASVGNVISQYAVPLETGSVEPDRVLPEFIAKLKSAGMDKVIAEKQRQLNEWAKARK
- a CDS encoding glycoside hydrolase family 2 TIM barrel-domain containing protein yields the protein MIRTSFNADWTVGPRTTYFSELAKDQSSTKLVTLPHDAMWGNERLKDGSSNIACYPDGEYEYKKRFFVPSEYRSKRVAIEFEGVYNQAMVYINGDFACQQPFGYSHFYVKADRFLKYGTENEIKVIATTHKDSRWYSGAGIYRNTKLIVGNLVHIAFDGVKIDTPDIHDDRAVVSVATVIENEGLHTVTTHILSEIVDANGTVVASDRSPITTFAGESATLHQRMLVRDAKLWSVDQPNLYMCRTTVTAGDELLDEETTSFGIRSLTLDSERGLCINGDTIKLRGACIHHDNGVIGAVTIDRAEERRVEILKKAGFNALRSSHHPMSKSLLYACDRLGMLVMDESFDMWTSSKSENDYALHFPVWWEKDIEAMVNKDYNHPSVIMYSIGNEIPEIGSPIGSIWGRKLSEKIRSLDSTRFVTNSVNFMLAVMSDLAQQKELMEPEADEAGGINTMMNDLGDLMANIVASELCTTKTAEAFASVDIAGYNYGDARYLMDKDLFPNRIIVGSETFSNRIDKSWNLIKKNNHLIGDFAWAGWDYLGEAGVGRVQYDMEEVTHYIQSTYPWITAWVGDIDIIGNRRSVSYYREIVFGLRKAPYIAVQRPQHYFKKATLSSWGWSDSISSWSWNGYEGKPIKVEVYADAEEVELLVNGKSVGKAVTGEANRFKAEFDTVYEPGDVTAVAYIGGQEIGRMTLHSASGGVMLEADADRTEITASDSDLAFVMISLVDDYGNLYNTADRKVKVKVNGPGLLQGLGSANPASEEDFFDDEHTTFDGKVLAVVRPTAKGTITVTITAEGCTPHTVRINSGADGCE